The Vitis vinifera cultivar Pinot Noir 40024 chromosome 8, ASM3070453v1 genome segment tttttgataagcaaaggATATGTATTCAAAAGGCACAATGCCACaaggtatacagggagtatacaaggcagCTAAGGCCTCAAAAAACAACACATGGCATCAATGTATATGATTGAgactcttttcttttaaaaatctgcCACTCCCTAGGGGCCTTATCTTATGCTTCTCAAGCTAGATAAGAGTCACATATCTTGCACTCTTTTTGGATTGAAATCTTCAACTAATGTGAAAATTGTGGCAGCACAAATCAGTTTTTGGGGGATATCGGGCTACTGGTTTGTTCTTTATGAATGAAATTACCTTAGCCAACAGCACTCAACCGAAAAAAAGGATCTTATATAATAGATGACTTGACACTATCTAATTGGCTATAAAAACTAGCTACATACATAGCATCGTGACAATGTctgccacaaaaaaaaaaaaaaaaaaaaaggagaaaaaaaaagaggcaaAATTAGACATACAGGACGCAAATTGATGGCATGTGGCATTATCTCAAGCATGCAGTTTCTCAAGTATTTAGTTTCTGCAGTCAAATTAGCTTGACCTCAGGGAAAATTTATCcacaataaaaaatgtaaaggcAGTTAATTATTAGGGGCCATGAACTACCATGCTATGCCAAAGCCATCAAAGCATGGTGACAAAGGATTCTCTAAAACCCCCAGACAAACCTCCTCCTCCCCCTCCCTTCCCCCCCCACCCCCACTTTTTTGTTTAAGGTGCTGAGGTGTTTGCAGTGGGGCAATGTGTTGGTTATGCATAGGGGATCAGTAACTGTAACAGTCAAACATAATGGAAAAATTAAGTGCAAGTATCTCAAGCTAAGAGATCTAAACAGGGAAGAAAAATCAGACACGTACCCCAGAATTGTTCATCTTCCATAGTGTCTCCCCACTCCTATCAATTATTGCCATACCACCTAATAAAGCACTGCAGAAAGTTCGGTATCAGCAAATTCATTTCCAACCAAGAACTATCCAACAAGCTTACTGTATCTATTGCGGCAGATACTTTAAACAAGATCAAGTAATAGCAGGATGTCATGCCACTTGACATAATTCTAAACCATTCAAGaatgtaaagaaaataaatgttatttgattaaaagagatAAACCAATCACACATTCAAAAGAATAATCTTCATCTTTTagaaacatgaaatataatcttttttagacaaaaatacccttcatcaattttttttatccccaTCTCACATCCAGGcgtgtttttaaaaaaagtgtATGGGTAAAAGTGTAAACTGAGATTATATTTACAATTTTCAATAGGTGGAGATCATTTTTCCAAATGTGGGGATTATCTTGTCCCTTTGacacaaatatttcaaaaaaaaccCACTGGTTTTTTTCGACTAGAGAAAATCAGGtcaagtacccaaaaattgaaCAGATCTTATCTGAGTCTAGGACATTCGTTGATAGGCAAttgatttccttttcctttttcttttccttcattcttgtcctttctaattcataaaaataaacatcaaattcaaattctagaCCCCGCACCCCTTTACCACATGAACCAAGGCCTAGGTGCAGCACTCACCCATCCCTGAGGCCAACTCATATTTCTGTCCATTTTTAGCTGGAgtaatttcaaattataaatCGTTATGTAAGAAGAAAAAGGTATCAATTTACCAATCTCCTCACACCAACTCAGAATTCTGTCCGTTGTTCATTAATTCATGTTGCCTAAACCACCATCAATCTTCTTTTTGCTTGCCTTTTGGCAAGCCAATTGTATACATTATGTGTACTTACATGTGCTTGTTTACTAGGCACTGTTGATATATTTTCTAATtgcctaaaaaataaataaataaataagaaagaaaccaCCCTCCATCTTTGGATGACATATTAGAGCCATGCATGGAAAACCTTGAACAACAAGAAATAAGTGGCCTAGGTGCCAATAAAACTGGATAAGCGTAATCAGACCCTAAAGAAAGACACCTTTTCATGCATCAGGATGTTTGGTGACCTCTTGAATGGGAACTAAAACTCATCTGCTCTCAAATTGCCACCTAATTTGaggcacaattttttttttgataggcaataaAAGTTGTATACATACAAAAAGGGAAAGATGTATACCAAAGTACATAGACCATATACAATGGGCACAAAGTGGCAAAGCCAAAAAAGAGAGACAAAAaataactctctctctctctttctctcaaatCCCaatcaatctacaaaatcaatcaaaggcATTAAGTATTCTTTTATATACATACCAACCCAAGCTAACAAATTACTTAAGAACTACCATTTCACTTACGCTCAGACTACTCATTTCCAAACGCTCTTCAATTTCTCTCCTTCCACAATGTTCAAAAAATGCATAGAGGAGCCGCTTGCTAAaccttcttcctttttctccctACAAAAGAGTCATGTCAACTTAAAAGAGTGTCTCTAACTATGGAATATAGCACTCAAAATACACCAAACAAGGAGAACAACAACTATCATAGAGCCCTTGATTTAGTGCATCGaagaagaatatgatcaattgattccCCTTCGGTTTGACATAGATAACATTTGTTTGTCAACAACCACCCTCATCTTTGAATCTAATCTAATGTCAATACTTTCTGCAATTGACTCAAGCAAAAAAACTCGCTTTAGTTAGAACCTATGAATTCCAAATGATGTCTTATGGGAAGGGGATTGACCTCCTTGGTTCCACAGCACAGTAAGGGGATTTCATTGCAATGAACTCCATTCTTCAACTCATTCGAAATCATATTATCGATATCTTCTCTTCCCATCTACTTATCTTGTAATCTTGAGATAAAAGTCTCAATACTACTCAACTCTCAATCATTTAAGTGCCTAAAGAAACACAAATCCCAAAAAAACTCACTACACTTGTCTCATCTCACAAATTTGTCACCTAAACATCTTTGAACGAATCTAAAGCatacaaagaaagaaaggacACACACAAGGACTCCTTCACACTACATgtgtccttccaaaacttcaccaCCATTTTGTTACCCACTTCAAATGCAACTCTACTATTAAAGAGGTCCTAACCCTTCCTGATATCTTTCCAAACTCCAATCCCATACCCATCTCTCACTTTACACAATTGCTAATCCCTTTCCTCCTTCTCATACTTCCTATCTATGACCTGTTTCCAAAAACCTTCCTTTTCATaagcaaatctccaactccacttTCCAAGAAGAGCCCAATTAAGAGATGAAAGACTTTCAATGCCCTATCCCTCCTTACTCCTATCCATGCAAACAATTGACCATCCTATAAGAAGCAACTTTTTCTCTAAAGTCCCACCTCcacataaaaaatctctttgaatcttctctAGTTTTAACCTTAGCTTTCTAGGAATAGAAAATAAGGGCATGTTGTAAATAGACATACCAAATAATATGTTTCAAATCAACGTGAGTCTCTCTCCTTTGGAGACATATTGCCTCTTCCATGTTGAGAATCTTTTGTGAAACCTCTCTCCCACCTCATCTCATACTGAAACTAAGCCAAAAGAAGCATCCAAAGGCATACCAAACTCGATCGTCAACTTCTCCACAAGAGCTACCCCCACTATTAGGATCAATTCTCATTTTTCCAAGTTTATTTTCAGCCCCAAAATTGCTTCAAATCACATGAGCAGCCAACATAAATAAACCATTTGAGAATCCTTAGAAAAGACCAATGTATCATTTGCAAAAAAAGGTGGGACAACTCCACTCCTTTGTAGGCCTTGCCCCTTAATTGGAGGCATAGTTATGCAATGGGCTAAACAAAAGTCTAACAAACTAAATTTTTGGGTTAACTGAAGTCCCTAGGTGGACAAGAATACCTACCAAGAAACCCtttagtcaaaattttcatagcAGCAAACATACCTAAACAAGTTTCCAAGCTAGAAATTTTTAACCTCATCACTTGCATAAAAAACTTTAGTTCTGTAGCTAGGCCCCACAGGGAATTCCAGCATGTCTATGGCCTTAGCCATCTAAAAATCCTAATAAAGATTTCAGTACCGACATTAAGGTCATAGTAAAGCCATCTGGCCTAGCAACTTAACCCTAAACCATGGAGAGAACTGCCTCCCTAACTTCTTCCCTCAAAAAGCTTGTTACCACCCAGCaacattattaataattaaggCTAATGCACACCTTCCAGACTTCCAGTCTCTAATTACCACTACTCCCAAAGTAAAGATTCAAAAGGTATTTGAAAATCTCCACAAACATCATACCTATATCCTTCATAACAATGCTAAAActccaaatcaaaatttttgatGAATTTCGTCTTTGTTCCTTGCATGCCACTCTTTATTAATTGCCTGCCTCCACCcattatttttaacttctttaaaaatattctccTCAGCCCACAGTCTTCTTTCAAGTTAGATCTCTATGACCTTATTACTTCCCAAATGAGATTCTGCCTTCGAGAGCAACCAAATTTTCTGTGTTTCAAAATTCTTGCTTCTCACCCCCCTAAGATTGCCAAATGTAATGCTATTCTTAAAATGTAATTCCACAAAAGGACTCCTCAAGATGGAACTCGATACAAATTGCCAACAGGCCCAATCTAGGTTCAGCAGCACTTGTAAGGTGGTGTTCTCCCCGATTTTTCTATTTCCAAACTGGAAAATCCTTAtggaatgaatattttgttgcTCCATAACTTCAATCGCTAACTCACCCCTTTACAGGGGCAATACCAAGCTGGAGGAAGTAGGAGGGTTATGTTACATCGCTAGCCAACATAAAACTTTTGAACCTAACCTTTAAACATTTATGACTCACACTATTTTCCAATTTGTTTCCGAAAGTTACAGATTTCCAAGAAGGTCACTTGGGCCCAGTAAAAACACCTATCTGTTATCCGAACAGTCATGAACCTGCAATGAGGCACtgtcattttagggtttttagtGAGTTCAATGCTTGTGAAACAAGCATATACCTTCCTTGTGCAAAAAAGTGGGGATGTACAGTTCAACAAGCTAGTGCGCCCCTTACCTTAAGTTTCAGGCAAGGCATTTTCACAAGTGCACTAAAACAAAAACAGGCTCCTATTAACGGGGTAAAGAGTACTGCTTTTATAGGAAAAGCGATACTCTAATTCAATGAACTCTCCAAATAGAATGAACAGCAGACGCAATGACATACACCAGAGTCTTGTTGGACAATCCATTAAAAAATAAGCAGAATTACTCTTTCAGGGAAGCATGTTCTCAACCAATATCAGCAccaatgttttgtaaaacaagcttgatataaaaaatttcttgcAAACAAAAAATCACACCCTCAATCGTCTCcgcgagaaaaaaaaaacgcatCGGATACGCATAAAACATACCAAACTCAACCTCAATCCAAAAAACCCTAACAAACACAAACCAAAAGAAAGAGAGGGAAAGCAGTACCCAGCAAAGGCCACGTTGAGTAGAAACGCGCGAGTGGTCAGGAAGCGAAGAACCACCTCAAATTTGGAAACAAAGGCATCGGCATTGGGCCTAGATGAATACCTAGGTCTTTCATTATTATAATGATAGGAGTGGGCGTAGCCACCTGAAAATCCGGGTGGGGCGGTGGAGGATCGGAGATTGTAGAGGGAGCGCTTGCGATCGTCGGAAAGGACCTCGTAGGCCTCGGAAACCTGCTTGAATCGGAGAGTTGCGCCGTCTCTCACGGCCTTGGGCGACTGAGCGTGCTTGTCTGGATGATATTTCAGAGCCAACTTCCGAAACGCTTCTTTTATTTCTCCTTTGCTGGCGTTTCGGCCGATCCCCAAGGCCTCGTAGTGATCCATAATCGCATAATCTCCCTCTTTTGTATCTTTAAATAAATCATCAACGTAAACAACGAAGGCGCACAGGATACTACGTGGCAGCATCGTATCCGCTCCGTTGGCGCCTCAATTCAATAATTAACGAACTTTCTTAGCTAAAATCTTTTCATTAGAGTGAAACTTGGGCGGCTTGCAAGGCAAACTCGCCTAACTGTTTTGGGCGACTTGGAGGGcgtttgataaataaatttaatggcttaataaattaattttatttaagttattaaatatatttaataaaatgacataatatcacattataaaattaaatataattttaaatattaaatcaaattaattaatttattcatatttttaaatttttttctctcatttcctTACACCtaatgagaatatattttatattcataacttcaaatctaaaaataatcttaatttttttttctcatctaaTCAGTATATGATAATACATGGTCTTACAATTTTGAGGAGACGTGTTTTTGGTAAATAGTTGTCTAAGCTTAGTCATTGCAACCCCTTTTGTGACGAgacatcatttttcttaaaattatgagACTATTTTTTCAAGTTGCTTAAAAGAGAGTTGTCTAACACCTTTAAGTATTCTCTTCCATCTGTTTCAGGTACAAGTATCTTTTTATTGTAGGTCGATTGAGTTTTTCATATAGCACTTGGTTCTCAAACATTGATTCGGGACATTTTCTTTATCCCTTCTTACCTTGAAAAAGCAGGTACAATCATAACTtggttataatttatttttttataataaatatttagtgactattttatgtatttaaattttgggagaattgtgttttgggctcagctgggcccaaaaattaacaaatggtccATCTATGTAACAAAATTAAGCCCAACACCCAGTCAAAGTCTCAAAATTGATAAGAAGGCTATACAATTTATAATATGCCGAAAATGCCCTTTGGCTggctaatgaaaaaaaaaaaacaaaatccacgTTGGATAGGCGTTTTCACATTCCTGAGTGTTTGCCTGGTTCCCGCCCAAAGAATGCCCTAATCCTCTCTTCATCTGGAGTTTGCCGACCATccgattaaaaacaaaatcgaCGTTGGATTTCCAGTTCGTTTTCCCCAAAATTGAGAGGCGTTTTCACATTCCTGAGTGTTCCCTCGTTTCCGCCCAAAGAATGCCCTAATCCTATCTTCATGTGGAGTTTCCCGGCCATCCGATTTTAGGTGTAGACGGTGGAGTTTTTCACCTCTGTGAATCCATTGTTGTCGACGATCACCACCGGATTTGGGTTCCGTGGCGAAGTAGTTGAGAGTTGAGGTTAGTAGGTTCAACAATTTCAGTTTATGCTTCATTTCGGCTATCCCGACCAATTCATTTCAGCCCAAATACATTGCCCAAATTTATCTGGCGATTTCAGTGTGCCATTAATCCCCACCGTGGGTGTCGTCCCGTGCTGAGCATTGAGgagggagcttctctgaccatcAGGTAaagtagtattttattttaagcttAAAGCTTAAACCCCGTAACTGGCTCTAAGACATGGCGTGGGTTATGGTCTTTTTAAGACATGGCTCACAGTTTGAAATAGTGAGGATCCGCATGGGCTAATTGCATATGCATGTTGTGGTATgaaaaaagttattatttaGATAATTATGTTTGTGTTCGATTTACATGATTGATAGCCTTGACATGGAAAAATCACTTCTTTTTATTAAACTGTGATGTCACCATGATTCACTTGTTTGTCCATGAATATGAGAACCCTCGATTGCCATTCATGATAATTGTGATGCTGAAGatgacataaaaatatattttgattttccatGCATTTTACTTGGTTCAGTTATGTTTGTTTGGTTTAGCATTGCATATTGAATTGAAAAGTTAGTTTGATAGGTGCAATTTTATTCTAATATATCATAAGTAAATGCAAATAGATTCTCTTTtgcaaacatattttttgtccTTTCGTTCAAATTATATCATTGAGCATTATATTTACTTCCTCGTGCGGCAATCTAGTTGAGTTCGCTAGTTCGCCTGTTACCTATTTTCGAAAAAAACCCAAGTTCTTTGAACCCTCTAGTATGAGATATTGTGGGATACCTAGTATGTGTAGATAGATTATCATTTCGAACTTCATGAAATCTGTAGCTAACATGAATATAAATGCGAAATAAAGAAACAGATCAGTTCAAAGGCAGTTTAATGAGTCttaattctatttttgaaatcCAATATTAAGGGAGTCAATACATAAGAAACCAATTAAGGGATTTCTCGTTGAAATCCAGAATGGTTTCCAACAATCATTGTAGTGGCCAAATACCTCTTTCCATGTTTACTATTCACAATTGCTAAATATCAAATGCAGCAaatgcaatattattttcagcATACAATTGAAgcaaattgaaattaagttaaatttgaAGTTGTCTATTGAGTATGAGCCAAAACACTAATGACATTGGCATGATGTGTCCATTTATAAGTCTGAAAAGTAATTGTGATGTTCCTATTGGGATCTAGAGGGTCATAGCAATCTGCAAAAAACAGAGGAAGAGTCGACCAACCAGTGAAAAATAGAATAAGTGAAGTAACATTTGGAAAAGTATATGCATAAATGATGCGTGATAATCTGGACATGACGACTAGTAATAGTCTGAACTTGAAAGCAAAAGgccaaatgagagaaaatatgaAGGCCATTTTCTATAATATGCATAATTGTTTGATCTATAATATGATATTTGTGCTATGTTTGTATAGGTTAATGGACGCAACTAATAGGATATATTGTTACATTTTTGTGGGTGGCaaacttgtccaaaaaaatgatgggCAATGGGAATACTTGGGTGGAAGAAGCAAAGGTATTCACATATATAAAGGAATGGCATTTGAagatttcaccaaaaaaatcaTGGAGAAATTTGACATTTCCCTTGACGTGATGAAGATGCACTACACGTTGAAGTTCAATCCCAGAGTcatccaagatttagaagatgagGATGATTTGGATAACGTGGTTTCCCATAGTGATGACTTTGCAAATGTATACCTAGTAGACTTACCCTCTGTGGAAGCCATTGAAGCAAATATCCCGAATTCACAGTTGGCATTTCGGTAATGGACTTTAACAtcaatgtttatttaaaaaattgtgaatatCAATTTTACACATCACGTAGTCTAATTATGTTAATATATGTCAATGCAGAGATCCACCTATCACGTTCCCGTCCTCTAATGCATCATGCGATCCAATTCGTAACACTATGATGCTATCAAGAGGTTTTGCGTCGCGTGCTGCAGATACTGAGTACATCCCTTTGGAATCGATTCGTTTTCGTGAGGCAATATTAGGGTCGGgacatacatttaaaaatgcCGAGGAGTTTCGCAATGCAATTTACCAGATGTCATTAGGTGGAAGGTTTGAATACAAGTACACGAAAAATTCCCCTACGCATATGTCTGTCAAGTGTTCGGTTGATGgttgtccttggaagataaCAGCTCACGCTGTCGAGGGAAATGTCATCTTGCGAGTTCATACTTACCAAGTGAATCATAATCATATAGCTCAGGATGAGTGTTCATCTAAGGTGAAGGTTTCTTCAAAGAGAGGTGCGGTTGTTGTTGAAGATGTGTTTAGAACCACTCCAGACTATCTTCCTCGTCAAATCTGTAAGGATTTTGAACGTGATCATGgggttcaattgacatataaccaagcatggcaccttaaagagaaggcaaaagAGCGCATATATGGAGTACCACGCGACTCTTACACGTTTCTCCCTTGGTTATGCCATAGGCTAAGAGAAATAAACCCGGGCACAATTGCGGAGTACACTTCCCAAGAAGGTCACTTCATGCAATTGTTCATTGCCcatgcattttcaattcaagggttcATCATGGGGTGTCGACCTGTATTGGCTATTGATTCGTGCCACCTAAGCGGTCCATATAAGGGAGCTCTTTTGTCTGCCATTGCATATGATGCAGATGATGGAATGTTCCCTCTGGCCCTTGGTGTGGTAAGTTCAGAAAATTATGAGGACTGGTATTGGTTTTTGGATAAATTAAAGGGGGTATTAGATGGTAAAGAAGTTGTTATTATATCAGATAGACATCAGGGAATCTTGCGTAGTGTTTCCGAGTTGTTTGGGACAGGAAATCATGCGTATTGTTATCGACATGTGAAGGAAAACTTTTC includes the following:
- the LOC100255003 gene encoding chaperone protein dnaJ 72 isoform X1 produces the protein MLPRSILCAFVVYVDDLFKDTKEGDYAIMDHYEALGIGRNASKGEIKEAFRKLALKYHPDKHAQSPKAVRDGATLRFKQVSEAYEVLSDDRKRSLYNLRSSTAPPGFSGGYAHSYHYNNERPRYSSRPNADAFVSKFEVVLRFLTTRAFLLNVAFAGALLGGMAIIDRSGETLWKMNNSGKSFDEAMESIGKAKAHKDDM
- the LOC100255003 gene encoding chaperone protein dnaJ 72 isoform X3, which produces MLPRSILCAFVVYVDDLFKDTKEGDYAIMDHYEALGIGRNASKGEIKEAFRKLALKYHPDKHAQSPKAVRDGATLRFKQVSEAYEVLSDDRKRSLYNLRSSTAPPGFSGGYAHSYHYNNERPRYSSRPNADAFVSKFEVVLRFLTTRAFLLNVAFAGWYGNN
- the LOC100255003 gene encoding chaperone protein dnaJ 72 isoform X2, giving the protein MLPRSILCAFVVYVDDLFKDTKEGDYAIMDHYEALGIGRNASKGEIKEAFRKLALKYHPDKHAQSPKAVRDGATLRFKQVSEAYEVLSDDRKRSLYNLRSSTAPPGFSGGYAHSYHYNNERPRYSSRPNADAFVSKFEVVLRFLTTRAFLLNVAFAGEKKEEGLASGSSMHFLNIVEGEKLKSVWK